A genome region from Carassius auratus strain Wakin unplaced genomic scaffold, ASM336829v1 scaf_tig00007301, whole genome shotgun sequence includes the following:
- the LOC113071428 gene encoding calsenilin isoform X5 codes for MGIQGMELFAIGVVIILFVAVLKQFGILEPMSLEDSSDSDLELSTVRHQPEGLEQLQAQTKFTKKELQSLYRGFKNECPSGLVDEETFKTIYSQFFPQGDATTYAHFLFNAFDLDRNGSFRFEDFVIGLSVLLRGSVTEKLNWAFNLYDINKDGYITKEEMLLIMKSIYDMMGRYTYPSVRDEAPSEHVEKFFQKMDRNRDGVVTIEEFIETCQKDENIMNSMQLFENVI; via the exons ATGGGTATCCAGGGAATGGAGCTGTTTGCCATCGGAGTGGTCATCATTTTGTTTGTTGCTGTTCTCAAACAGTTCGGCATTCTGGAGCCCATGTCCCTGGAAG ACAGCAGTGACAGTGACCTTGAGCTGTCCACGGTGCGACATCAGCCCGAGGGTCTGGAGCAGCTGCAGGCTCAGACCAAATTCACCAAGAAGGAGCTGCAGTCCCTTTACAGGGGCTTCAAAAAC GAGTGCCCAAGTGGTTTGGTTGATGAGGAAACTTTCAAAACCATCTACTCGCAGTTCTTTCCCCAAGGGG ATGCCACCACATATGCCCACTTCCTGTTTAATGCATTTGATCTCGACAGAAATGGCTCGTTTCGTTTTGAG GACTTTGTGATTGGTCTGTCCGTGTTGCTGAGAGGATCTGTCACTGAAAAGCTCAACTGGGCTTTCAATCTTTATGACATCAACAAGGATGGATACATCACTAAAGAG gagatgCTGTTAATCATGAAGTCAATCTACGACATGATGGGCAGGTATACCTACCCCAGTGTGCGAGATGAAGCTCCATCTGAACATGTGGAAAAGTTCTTCCAG AAAATGGACAGAAATCGAGATGGAGTGGTCACTATTGAGGAGTTCATTGAAACCTGTCAGAAA GATGAAAACATCATGAACTCCATGCAGCTCTTTGAAAATGTGATATAG
- the LOC113071428 gene encoding calsenilin isoform X4, with protein MSVRWETEGLQTVGIVCLVIMFLKLMHLLGLIDITETDSSDSDLELSTVRHQPEGLEQLQAQTKFTKKELQSLYRGFKNECPSGLVDEETFKTIYSQFFPQGDATTYAHFLFNAFDLDRNGSFRFEDFVIGLSVLLRGSVTEKLNWAFNLYDINKDGYITKEEMLLIMKSIYDMMGRYTYPSVRDEAPSEHVEKFFQKMDRNRDGVVTIEEFIETCQKDENIMNSMQLFENVI; from the exons ATGAGTGTGAGATGGGAGACTGAGGGCTTACAGACTGTGGGCATTGTCTGCCTGGTCATCATGTTCCTCAAACTCATGCATCTGCTGGGACTCATAGACATTACTGAGACAg ACAGCAGTGACAGTGACCTTGAGCTGTCCACGGTGCGACATCAGCCCGAGGGTCTGGAGCAGCTGCAGGCTCAGACCAAATTCACCAAGAAGGAGCTGCAGTCCCTTTACAGGGGCTTCAAAAAC GAGTGCCCAAGTGGTTTGGTTGATGAGGAAACTTTCAAAACCATCTACTCGCAGTTCTTTCCCCAAGGGG ATGCCACCACATATGCCCACTTCCTGTTTAATGCATTTGATCTCGACAGAAATGGCTCGTTTCGTTTTGAG GACTTTGTGATTGGTCTGTCCGTGTTGCTGAGAGGATCTGTCACTGAAAAGCTCAACTGGGCTTTCAATCTTTATGACATCAACAAGGATGGATACATCACTAAAGAG gagatgCTGTTAATCATGAAGTCAATCTACGACATGATGGGCAGGTATACCTACCCCAGTGTGCGAGATGAAGCTCCATCTGAACATGTGGAAAAGTTCTTCCAG AAAATGGACAGAAATCGAGATGGAGTGGTCACTATTGAGGAGTTCATTGAAACCTGTCAGAAA GATGAAAACATCATGAACTCCATGCAGCTCTTTGAAAATGTGATATAG